A section of the Vigna radiata var. radiata cultivar VC1973A unplaced genomic scaffold, Vradiata_ver6 scaffold_183, whole genome shotgun sequence genome encodes:
- the LOC106778866 gene encoding RNA polymerase sigma factor sigE, chloroplastic/mitochondrial, giving the protein MGVVTVSSSAARTPVGLNTNFSCNRLKRPLIIAFKGDKQNDSALIATQEKIPVPIATTKTQKKKIGKANKLPKRERVAFAEENSPSSLDVDYNEAAAMLENIYKLSPAFDADNAECIDGKIKRVSRRRKKIVDDCEEKDVNDDRVVRNQNKKAKRLSLHERISLKRNSDGDEVVPTRHKRRNRIEKIEELIREYSASTDFVGMDWRRMKIPPVLSSSEHAWLFKLMQPMKTILQVKEGLQKELEREPADSEVADATNMNITHVKKALEVGQAARNKLIKHNLRLVLFVINKYFSDFAIGSRFQDLCQAGVKGLMTAIDRFEPNRRFRLSTYSLFWIRHAITRSMTLSSFTRVPFGLESVRAEIQKAKTELTIELQRSPTEEEIIERAKISPERYYDVMKASKSILSLNSRHITTQEEFINGVVDNDGVNGDNSKQPALLRLALDDVLDSLKPKESLVIRQRFGLDGKGDRTLGEIARNLNISREMVRKHEMKALMKLKHSARLDYLRRYVV; this is encoded by the exons ATGGGAGTTGTGACTGTTTCTAGCTCAGCTGCGAGAACTCCAGTGGGATTGAATACAAACTTTTCCTGTAATCGTCTGAAGAGACCTTTAATTATAGCATTTAAAGGGGATAAACAAAATGACTCAGCTTTGATTGCCACTCAAGAGAAAATCCCTGTGCCCATTGCGACCACCAAGACGCAGAAGAAAAAGATAGGGAAAGCTAACAAACTACCTAAGAGAGAAAGAGTTGCCTTTGCGGAGGAAAATTCTCCTTCTTCCTTGGATGTGGACTATAATGAAGCTGCTGCTatgcttgaaaatatttacaaactCAGCCCTGCTTTTGATGCTGATAATGCAGAATGTATAGATGGTAAAATCAAAAGGGTCTCCCGGAGAAGGAAGAAGATTGTTGACGATTGTGAAGAAAAGGATGTAAACGACGATAGGGTGGTCAGAAACCAGAACAAGAAAGCTAAACGGTTGAGTCTTCATGAGCGGATTTCATTAAAGAGGAACTCAGACGGGGATGAAGTCGTTCCCACTCGACATAAAAGAAGGAATAGGATTGAGAAGATTGAAGAACTTATTCGGGAATATTCCGCATCAACTGATTTTGTCGGTATGGATTGGAGAAGAATGAAAATACCTCCCGTTCTTTCTTCTTCAGAGCATGCTTGGCTTTTCAAATTGATGCAACCTATGAAG ACTATACTTCAAGTGAAAGAAGGTTTACAGAAGGAGCTAGAAAGAGAACCTGCTGATAGTGAAGTAGCCGACGCAACGAACATGAACATTACTCATGTAAAGAAAGCATTGGAGGTTGGTCAAGCTGCAAGAAACAAACTCATAAAG CACAATCTCCGGCTTGTCTTGTTCGtcatcaacaaatatttttcagatTTTGCAATTGGCTCTAGGTTTCAAGATCTTTGTCAGGCAGGAGTTAAGGGACTTATGACAGCAATTGATCGCTTTGAACCGAACAGAAGATTTCGGCTGTCAACATATAGCTTATTTTGGATTAGACATGCTATCACTCGTTCAATGACCCTCTCAAGCTTCACACGTGTTCCGTTTGGACTTGAATCG GTTCGAGCAGAAATCCAAAAAGCTAAAACTGAGTTAACAATTGAGCTTCAGAGGTCACCAACAGAGGAAGAAATAATAGAAAGAGCTAAAATATCTCCGGAAAGATACTATGACGTAATGAAGGCATCAAAATCCATTCTTTCGCTGAACTCGAGGCATATAACTACACAAGAGGAGTTCATTAACGGGGTCGTTGATAATGATGGTGTTAATGGTGATAATAGTAAGCAACCTGCTCTACTAAGACTTGCTCTTGATGATGTG CTTGATTCCCTGAAGCCGAAGGAGAGCTTAGTTATCAGACAGAGATTTGGACTTGATGGGAAGGGTGACAGAACATTGGGAGAAATTGCTAGGAACTTGAATATATCAAGGGAAATGGTTAGAAAGCACGAAATGAAGGCTCTTATGAAGCTCAAGCATTCAGCTCGTTTGGATTATCTTCGTCGTTATGTTGTATAA
- the LOC106778898 gene encoding cell division control protein 2 homolog 1-like: MEQYEKVEKIGEGTYDVVYKACDHVTNETIALKKIRLEQEDEGVPSTAIREISLLKEMQHRNIVRLQDVVHSEKRLYLVFEYLDLDLKKHMDSSPEFVKDPRQVKMFPYQILYGIAYCHSHKVLYRDLKPQNLLIDRRTNSLKLVDFGLARAFGIPVRTFTHEVVTLWYQSRFSDPFLLCLCCRRWPPPPAAPS; this comes from the coding sequence ATGGAACAGTACGAGAAGGTGGAGAAGATAGGGGAGGGAACATACGACGTCGTTTACAAGGCTTGCGACCATGTCACCAATGAGACCATCGCTCTTAAGAAGATTCGCCTCGAGCAGGAAGACGAGGGGGTTCCTAGCACTGCCATTCGTGAGATTTCGCTCCTCAAAGAGATGCAGCATAGGAACATTGTTAGGTTGCAGGATGTAGTGCACAGTGAGAAGCGATTGTATCTGGTTTTCGAGTATCTGGACTTGGATCTAAAGAAACACATGGATTCATCTCCAGAGTTTGTGAAAGATCCACGACAAGTAAAAATGTTCCCCTATCAAATTCTCTATGGCATTGCTTACTGCCATTCGCACAAAGTTCTTTATCGAGACTTGAAACCACAGAATTTGTTGATCGATCGTCGTACAAATTCCTTaaaacttgtagattttggattGGCTAGGGCATTTGGCATTCCTGTCAGGACATTTACTCATGAGGTGGTGacattatggtatcagagcaggttttctgatccttttctactttgtctttgttgccgcAGGTGGCCACCGCCACCGGCGGCCCCCtcctaa